From Candidatus Poribacteria bacterium, the proteins below share one genomic window:
- the lpxC gene encoding UDP-3-O-[3-hydroxymyristoyl] N-acetylglucosamine deacetylase, protein MPTSSTDRSKDESTLQQTVASPAVVSGISLMLGVEATMRVCPAAPNTGIAFQRVDQPARPTVAVVPENLVSDLGRSTGVRAGEASVQTIEHVMSALAGVGIDNALIEIDAPEPPIGDGSASPLVDAIIDAGIATQAVPRRRLRLSEPIHVEHGDRRIDLIPSDRLRVTFVFDNYGRAGVQTQIATFDITPETYQREIAPARTFCFEDEVAALRSAGLGKGADDSNVLVIDESGQPGGGHAFRFQDEMVRHKVLDLIGDLYTAGSLPLAHIIAVRSQHALNLQLSRQLAELCRQQQEIRVSELEPPLDLTQIEGILPHRAPFLFIDRVVQIEGERRIVAVKNVTGNEDFFRGHFPGRPIMPGVLIVEALAQAGGVLLMRSPTFAGKLALFMTIEDAKFRRPVTPGDQLRLEVEALRVRARVGRLRGAAYVGDTLAAEATFSFAIADRDAVG, encoded by the coding sequence ATGCCGACATCATCCACTGACCGTTCCAAGGACGAATCCACCCTTCAGCAGACGGTCGCGTCGCCTGCCGTCGTGTCCGGCATCAGTCTGATGCTGGGAGTCGAGGCGACGATGCGCGTCTGCCCGGCAGCACCGAACACGGGGATCGCCTTCCAACGAGTCGATCAGCCGGCTCGCCCAACGGTCGCGGTCGTCCCGGAGAACCTAGTCAGCGACTTGGGCAGAAGCACAGGGGTGCGGGCGGGCGAAGCCAGCGTTCAGACCATCGAACACGTCATGTCCGCGCTGGCGGGCGTCGGCATCGACAACGCTCTCATCGAGATCGACGCGCCGGAGCCTCCGATTGGCGACGGCAGTGCCAGCCCCCTCGTTGACGCGATCATCGACGCTGGGATCGCGACTCAGGCGGTACCGCGTCGCCGGCTGCGGCTGTCGGAGCCGATCCACGTCGAGCACGGTGATCGGCGGATCGACCTGATTCCGTCGGATCGATTGCGCGTCACGTTCGTCTTCGACAACTACGGCAGAGCGGGCGTTCAGACGCAGATCGCAACGTTCGACATTACGCCTGAGACGTACCAGCGCGAGATTGCGCCTGCGCGGACCTTCTGCTTCGAAGATGAAGTCGCCGCGCTCCGATCCGCCGGGCTTGGTAAGGGAGCGGACGACTCGAACGTGCTCGTGATCGACGAGAGCGGTCAACCCGGCGGCGGGCACGCCTTCCGCTTCCAAGACGAGATGGTGCGCCACAAGGTTCTCGACCTGATCGGCGACCTGTACACGGCGGGTTCACTGCCGCTCGCTCACATCATCGCGGTTCGGTCGCAGCACGCTCTGAACCTCCAGCTCAGCCGACAGTTGGCAGAACTATGCCGTCAGCAGCAGGAGATTCGCGTCAGCGAGCTCGAACCGCCGCTCGACCTGACCCAGATCGAGGGCATCCTGCCGCATCGGGCTCCCTTCCTGTTCATCGACCGAGTCGTGCAGATCGAAGGCGAGCGACGGATCGTTGCCGTGAAGAACGTCACCGGCAACGAGGACTTCTTCCGAGGGCACTTCCCAGGCAGACCCATCATGCCCGGCGTGCTGATCGTCGAAGCGCTCGCCCAGGCTGGCGGTGTCCTGCTGATGAGGAGTCCGACCTTTGCCGGGAAGCTCGCGTTGTTTATGACCATCGAAGACGCCAAGTTCCGCAGACCGGTGACTCCGGGCGACCAGTTGCGTCTTGAAGTCGAAGCCTTGCGCGTACGCGCGCGGGTCGGTAGACTGCGCGGCGCCGCCTACGTCGGCGACACGCTGGCGGCCGAAGCGACGTTCAGCTTTGCAATCGCCGACCGCGATGCCGTTGGGTAG
- the lpxA gene encoding acyl-ACP--UDP-N-acetylglucosamine O-acyltransferase, whose protein sequence is MPDIHSSAIVSPNAILADDVQIGPFSIIDDDVTIGSGSRIHEHVKVARHTTIGSGCELFFGAVVGHVSVDLKYRGGICRTDIGDRTVLREYVTISASSFDGGTTSVGSRCLLMNWSNVAHDCVIGDGVIMANFATLGGHVQIEGNCRIGAHSAFHQFVRVGRGSMSGACSKFVQDLPPYTVADGHPARLRGLNLLGRGTAQSHPMRDVPEESVRRLKQAYRILFRNATNLSVNVARVRDEVEDDAYVSHLLEFIESSKRGVCR, encoded by the coding sequence ATGCCTGACATCCACTCAAGTGCCATCGTCAGTCCGAACGCCATCTTGGCTGATGACGTACAGATCGGGCCATTCTCGATCATCGACGATGACGTGACCATCGGATCGGGCTCCAGGATCCACGAGCACGTCAAGGTGGCGCGACACACGACGATCGGTTCGGGTTGCGAGCTGTTCTTCGGAGCAGTTGTCGGGCACGTGTCCGTCGACTTGAAGTATCGAGGCGGCATCTGTAGAACCGACATCGGCGACCGCACGGTTCTCCGTGAGTACGTGACGATCTCGGCGTCGTCGTTCGACGGAGGAACGACGTCGGTGGGGAGTCGATGCCTCCTGATGAACTGGTCGAACGTCGCCCATGACTGCGTCATCGGAGACGGCGTGATCATGGCGAACTTCGCGACCCTCGGCGGCCACGTGCAGATCGAGGGCAACTGCCGCATCGGAGCCCACTCCGCGTTCCACCAGTTCGTCCGCGTGGGTCGGGGCTCGATGTCGGGAGCCTGCTCCAAGTTCGTCCAGGACCTGCCTCCCTACACAGTTGCAGACGGTCATCCAGCGCGACTTCGGGGGCTGAATCTGCTCGGGCGCGGGACGGCTCAGAGCCACCCGATGAGAGACGTGCCGGAAGAGTCCGTTCGTCGTCTGAAGCAGGCGTACCGCATCCTGTTCCGCAACGCCACCAACCTGAGCGTGAACGTGGCGCGCGTGCGCGACGAAGTCGAGGACGATGCGTACGTGTCGCACCTCCTCGAGTTCATCGAATCATCCAAGCGCGGCGTCTGCCGCTGA
- a CDS encoding PorV/PorQ family protein gives METSMTRRPMPTLVRTIGVAGVLLSVAIGNSTARAESDIHEKAGTRSAAFLKMESGSRGAAMGGTSVGITGDLDAAFGNPAALSSIDGRQITGTHDFSFGGISHDTLIYAHRVSPKLAVGATFQGVFASIERRAGDTLEADSEFTASTYAIGGAAACRLGSLSIGGAVKGIREDYDIDTVTGASFDLGAQLSYRKIDLGGSVLNLGPDIDDAPLPTTVRLGASACLSDDGPMVAVDVVMPSDGDTSVRAGTEQWFRDQIAFRAGYQFANSESPANGFSVGIGLRSQGTKALENVDFQLDYAFVPDDGVGDGHRVSFLARF, from the coding sequence ATGGAGACCTCGATGACGAGACGACCGATGCCAACCCTCGTGAGAACGATTGGTGTCGCGGGCGTGCTGCTGTCTGTGGCAATCGGAAACTCGACGGCAAGGGCTGAGAGTGACATCCATGAGAAAGCCGGCACTCGCAGTGCGGCATTCCTCAAGATGGAGTCCGGCAGCCGGGGCGCCGCCATGGGCGGTACGTCCGTGGGTATCACCGGAGACCTCGATGCTGCGTTTGGCAACCCTGCAGCCTTGTCGTCGATCGACGGTCGCCAGATCACCGGCACACACGATTTCTCGTTCGGCGGCATCAGTCACGACACGCTGATCTACGCCCATCGGGTGTCGCCGAAGCTGGCAGTCGGCGCGACTTTCCAGGGCGTGTTCGCTAGCATTGAGCGCCGTGCCGGAGACACGCTCGAGGCTGACTCGGAGTTCACGGCATCCACATACGCCATCGGTGGTGCAGCCGCGTGCCGTCTGGGATCGCTGAGCATAGGCGGCGCGGTGAAGGGAATCCGCGAAGACTACGACATCGACACGGTGACGGGAGCATCGTTCGACCTCGGAGCCCAACTCAGCTACAGGAAGATCGACCTCGGCGGCAGTGTGCTGAACCTGGGCCCAGACATCGACGATGCGCCGTTGCCGACGACCGTCCGTCTGGGAGCGTCCGCGTGCCTGTCGGACGACGGGCCCATGGTTGCCGTCGACGTCGTGATGCCGAGCGACGGCGACACGAGCGTCCGCGCTGGTACCGAGCAATGGTTCCGCGATCAGATCGCCTTCCGCGCCGGATACCAGTTCGCCAACAGCGAATCGCCTGCGAATGGGTTCAGCGTCGGCATCGGTCTGCGGTCGCAGGGTACCAAGGCGCTTGAGAACGTCGACTTCCAGCTCGACTACGCGTTTGTGCCCGACGATGGCGTGGGCGATGGGCATCGCGTTTCGTTTCTTGCGCGCTTCTAG
- a CDS encoding LpxI family protein, translated as MVPMTEPLGIIAGGGRLPVLLAQRAAHHRPVVVVSIAEKTQPELLASAARLERVPVGQIASILAVFDESGTKELAIIGSVRKDVVFRPTQLDWLALKILAQTRARGDQAILAAIGDEFARRGFVIADQRYHLGDIVPNAGPVTSRRIGKRAAEAAASAMALARSVADLDIGQTVVVKDGIPVAIEAIEGTDAAIRRGAELGGEGVVVAKAARPEHDFRFDVPTIGADTIHVLIEAHASMIVVEAGRTFLLDREECVRQADQAGLRIMAL; from the coding sequence ATGGTCCCCATGACGGAGCCGCTTGGAATCATCGCAGGAGGCGGGCGTCTGCCCGTCCTGCTTGCCCAGCGCGCCGCTCACCATCGACCCGTGGTGGTAGTCAGCATCGCCGAGAAGACTCAGCCGGAGCTCCTTGCGTCTGCAGCCCGACTGGAGCGCGTTCCCGTCGGGCAGATCGCTTCGATCCTCGCCGTGTTCGATGAGTCGGGAACCAAGGAGCTTGCCATCATCGGCAGCGTCCGCAAGGACGTTGTGTTCCGCCCCACGCAGCTCGACTGGCTCGCGCTGAAGATCCTCGCCCAGACACGAGCTCGTGGCGACCAGGCGATCCTCGCGGCGATCGGCGATGAGTTCGCGCGTCGTGGGTTCGTCATCGCCGATCAGAGGTATCACCTCGGCGACATCGTCCCGAACGCGGGACCGGTGACGAGTCGCCGCATCGGGAAACGCGCGGCGGAAGCGGCGGCATCTGCCATGGCGCTGGCTCGGAGCGTCGCCGATCTGGACATCGGTCAGACGGTAGTGGTCAAGGATGGCATACCGGTCGCCATTGAGGCGATCGAGGGCACGGACGCGGCGATCCGCCGTGGCGCAGAGCTCGGCGGGGAGGGCGTCGTCGTCGCCAAGGCGGCGCGTCCGGAGCACGATTTCCGGTTCGATGTGCCGACGATTGGCGCAGACACGATCCACGTTCTGATCGAGGCACACGCGTCGATGATCGTCGTGGAGGCGGGCAGGACGTTTCTGCTCGACCGCGAGGAGTGCGTGCGACAGGCGGATCAGGCAGGTCTCCGCATCATGGCACTATAG
- the mltG gene encoding endolytic transglycosylase MltG, protein MKHYEHERLHDLAARCLRQRLFQRTGHSIRFVTPKRLPWRAIVAVAALATAAFGLSLVVAGPSLAASKALRRYVRATHGAPRVETATSPATAPLAASMLPQPFGSANESGSDSQASDALPRPVAPTTDYLLDDLRGSATYVVWTLPSRVTNTQIALLWQANGFGPALELLTALNDDRLLAKYGLRSPLPDGYILAGSYRFPKGSPARTVAALMLDEFHAATADLFADARRLYPSMSSQDVLTLASIIEQEAGTADGKRRVSSVFHNRLRRGMRLQSEPTIAYGLGNPQRSMMPSDRSAQSPYNTYVIDGIPPSPICSVSLDSIRTAVHPAETAYLFFDVGEGGKNRFSTTLAEHVGGSLADTSLP, encoded by the coding sequence ATGAAGCATTACGAACACGAACGCCTCCACGACCTGGCTGCGCGGTGCCTCCGCCAGCGCCTTTTCCAGCGCACTGGACATTCGATCCGTTTCGTTACCCCCAAACGACTCCCCTGGCGAGCCATCGTGGCGGTCGCGGCTTTAGCTACGGCTGCCTTTGGGCTGTCACTCGTGGTTGCCGGGCCATCGCTTGCGGCGTCCAAGGCGCTGAGGAGGTACGTACGGGCAACACACGGAGCCCCTCGCGTCGAGACCGCTACATCTCCTGCGACAGCGCCTCTCGCAGCCTCGATGTTGCCGCAGCCATTCGGTTCCGCCAATGAGAGCGGCTCCGACAGTCAGGCGTCGGACGCGCTTCCGCGACCGGTCGCCCCAACCACGGACTACTTGCTGGACGATCTCCGTGGATCCGCGACATACGTCGTCTGGACGCTTCCAAGCCGCGTGACCAACACGCAGATCGCTCTGCTGTGGCAGGCGAACGGGTTCGGTCCCGCGCTTGAGTTGCTCACAGCCCTGAACGACGACCGTCTCCTCGCCAAGTACGGGCTGAGGAGCCCGTTGCCGGACGGTTACATCCTCGCTGGAAGCTACCGGTTCCCGAAAGGGAGCCCAGCGCGGACCGTGGCGGCTCTGATGTTGGATGAGTTCCACGCTGCGACGGCTGACCTGTTCGCGGACGCGCGACGGCTCTACCCATCGATGAGCTCGCAGGATGTCCTGACGCTCGCATCGATCATCGAGCAGGAGGCGGGTACGGCAGACGGCAAGCGTCGCGTCAGTTCGGTGTTCCACAACCGGCTGAGACGCGGCATGCGGCTTCAGTCTGAGCCGACCATCGCCTACGGTCTCGGGAACCCGCAGCGGAGCATGATGCCTTCCGACCGCTCGGCGCAGTCGCCGTACAACACCTACGTGATCGACGGGATCCCACCCTCCCCCATCTGCAGCGTCAGCCTCGATAGCATCCGGACGGCGGTACACCCAGCCGAAACCGCGTACCTGTTCTTCGACGTCGGAGAAGGCGGAAAGAACCGGTTCTCGACGACGCTTGCCGAGCATGTGGGCGGAAGCCTAGCCGATACGTCGTTGCCGTGA